A DNA window from Sphaeramia orbicularis chromosome 22, fSphaOr1.1, whole genome shotgun sequence contains the following coding sequences:
- the LOC115414384 gene encoding eukaryotic translation initiation factor 5A-1-like, protein MADEDFDCGESGASTTFPMQCSALRKNGYVMLKNRPCKIVEMSTSKTGKHGHAKVHLVGTDIFTQRKYEDICPSTHNMDVPHVSRKDYQLSNIDDGFLSLMDDNGELREDLKIPEGDVGKDIEKRFDNGENLIITVLKALDEEQVVSIKNVS, encoded by the exons ATGGCAGATGAAGATTTTGATTGTGGAGAGTCTGGGGCTTCCACCACTTTCCCCATGCAGTGCTCTGCGTTGCGGAAGAATGGCTATGTCATGCTAAAAAACCGTCCCTGTAAGATCGTGGAGATGTCTACTTCTAAAACTGGCAAGCATGGGCAtgccaag GTTCACCTTGTTGGGACTGACATCTTCACTCAGAGGAAATATGAAGATATCTGCCCTTCCACCCATAACATGGATGTTCCTCATGTTAGCAGGAAAGACTACCAG CTCAGCAATATTGACGATGGTTTCCTTTCCCTGATGGATGACAATGGAGAACTCAGAGAAGACCTTAAAATACCAGAGGGTGATGTTGGCAAAGATATTGAAAAGAGATTTGATAATGGAGAAAACTTAATT ATCACTGTGCTGAAAGCTTTAGATGAAGAGCAAGTAGTCAGCATCAAGAACGTTTCCTAA